The following proteins come from a genomic window of Balearica regulorum gibbericeps isolate bBalReg1 chromosome 9, bBalReg1.pri, whole genome shotgun sequence:
- the RBP1 gene encoding retinol-binding protein 1 — protein sequence MPADFNGYWKMVSNDNFEEYLKALDVNVAVRKIANLLKPDKEILQNGDHMIIKTLSTFRNYIMEFDVGKEFEEDLAGVDDRKCMTTVSWDGDKLLCVQNGEKEGRGWTQWIEGDEMHLEIRVCGVKCKQVFKKVQ from the exons ATGCCTGCAGATTTCAATGGTTACTGGAAAATGGTCAGCAATGACAATTTTGAGGAGTATCTGAAAGCACTGG atgtaaatgttgctgtaagaaaaatagcaaacttGCTAAAACCTGACAAAGAAATCCTTCAGAATGGGGATCATATGATCATTAAAACGCTAAGCACTTTTAGAAACTACATCATGGAATTTGATGTAGGAAAGGAGTTTGAGGAGGATTTAGCTGGGGTGGATGATCGCAAATGCATG ACCACTGTATCTTGGGATGGAGATAAGCTTCTTTGTGTtcagaatggagaaaaagaaggtcGTGGTTGGACCCAGTGGATTGAAGGAGATGAAATGCACCTG GAAATAAGAGTGTGCGGAGTCAAGTGTAAGCAGGTTTTTAAGAAGGTACAGTGA